In Planktothrix tepida PCC 9214, a genomic segment contains:
- a CDS encoding tubulin-like doman-containing protein produces MQANDYQLQGVQRTICIGLGGTGRDVLMRIRRLIVEKYGDLTELPIVSFVHIDTDKTATQSASLKTGNTYRGVDLSFRDSEKVNAILTSAEVTNFVRGVEQRSKSNRSGPFDHISRWFPPQLLRNIRAVEEGAKGIRPVGRLAFFHNYQKIKTVIETAAKRTMGHEATLLKARLKLEPGLNIFVIGSLCGGTGSGMFLDVAYSLRKSYGDKGTQLLGYLVVSPQLYSNASYMNANTYAALKELNYYSSAGTRFEACYDMQNLVIVQEPRAPFDYTYLISNETNGEYTILEQQKLCNVIAHKIALDFIGELAPVAKGMRDNLLNHLIQSDNHPRPNTQGYLTFGLAAIYFPREIIVKIALNRISLKLVNFWLNGEGQSPDPQLIIEQFLIKYNWYSDLIQRDGFKERLAGGVQEGSKNFSTTLTKFREKLIQKINECRNSEDRLSLKNNLLRELREQFRKVLPGETETTRGIWLTRLMQVQPLIAQQLKNHINEFIEELMTPSNPKFSTKSVRDWLEAMQTELNTYQRQLEEEISQGEGMKKNEDLEKKLRDLEQNMDEIEQRIELPILNRKNADIQRLARNVVQSIMQLIQHNFKLAVTQETLKIVNDLQKYVRDCSTEVATFSRMIENLKTNYEKEQNDLINSNFNEMSGEAIFAQEDIEECYQTLLPDLEFRSALVLVSKDITEASGVGESICYLINRTTGEQLKTEIDQKIDGEFGSRSNQIVKSVIKRFIQKYSGSIRPTRLGQIIEQAEPLLRLNVSDPYFSNLSDKRKEFIGFKDTDEVEVNQFKMTLTRDLGIDPTALKPTQAEDQILIVREYGGFPLRLINGLEEIRNHYIREQNKDGSTCHSDYQIPFTDIIPPDARLMEELEDVFYPCLAFQLIVKNPKNQGLEFQYYDNLRDYYYTAELNPIWNQALEELANHREMTKTLNELLEEEINQIRQNPDLWKSQYLPRLQQFVDYVDNLPESNPNYLYKSTVVGTPGTINNLGHEGVINRFRRKIQESLTKTGSLPTSVNDDSAALVKRGENSRDFNQSDDSLEAKLRQLKQKLDQGFITQKGYEFEKEEILRKYGC; encoded by the coding sequence ATGCAAGCTAATGATTATCAACTGCAAGGAGTTCAACGCACAATTTGTATCGGATTAGGAGGAACAGGACGAGATGTTTTAATGCGAATTCGGCGGTTAATTGTAGAAAAATATGGAGATTTAACAGAACTACCAATTGTTAGTTTTGTTCATATTGACACAGATAAAACTGCCACTCAGTCCGCCAGTTTAAAAACAGGTAATACCTATCGGGGTGTTGATTTAAGTTTTCGAGATTCTGAAAAAGTAAATGCCATTTTAACTTCCGCAGAAGTAACCAATTTTGTGCGAGGTGTAGAACAGCGTTCTAAATCCAATCGTTCTGGGCCGTTTGATCATATTTCTCGCTGGTTTCCGCCTCAATTACTTCGTAATATTAGAGCCGTTGAAGAAGGAGCAAAAGGAATTCGACCTGTGGGAAGATTAGCGTTTTTTCATAATTATCAAAAGATCAAAACTGTCATTGAAACCGCAGCAAAACGGACAATGGGTCATGAAGCAACCTTACTGAAAGCCAGATTAAAACTTGAACCCGGATTAAATATTTTTGTGATTGGTTCCCTCTGTGGCGGTACAGGAAGCGGAATGTTTTTAGATGTTGCTTATAGTTTAAGGAAATCCTATGGAGATAAAGGCACGCAATTACTCGGATATTTAGTGGTAAGTCCACAGTTATACAGCAATGCGTCCTATATGAATGCTAATACTTATGCAGCCTTAAAAGAACTCAATTATTATAGCAGTGCGGGGACTCGATTTGAAGCTTGTTATGATATGCAAAATTTGGTAATTGTTCAGGAACCTCGCGCCCCATTTGATTATACTTATTTAATTTCTAATGAAACGAACGGTGAATATACAATCTTAGAACAACAAAAATTATGTAATGTAATTGCCCATAAAATCGCGTTAGATTTTATCGGAGAATTAGCCCCTGTTGCTAAAGGAATGCGGGATAATTTACTAAACCATTTAATTCAATCGGATAATCATCCCCGTCCTAATACTCAAGGATATTTAACCTTTGGCTTGGCTGCGATTTATTTTCCTCGTGAAATTATCGTAAAAATTGCCTTAAATCGAATTAGTTTAAAATTGGTTAATTTTTGGTTAAATGGAGAAGGTCAAAGTCCCGATCCTCAATTAATTATTGAACAATTTTTGATTAAATATAATTGGTATAGCGATTTAATCCAACGGGATGGGTTTAAAGAACGACTTGCTGGAGGCGTTCAAGAAGGGAGCAAAAACTTTTCTACGACCTTAACTAAATTCAGAGAGAAATTAATTCAAAAAATTAATGAGTGTAGAAATAGTGAAGATCGGCTCAGTTTAAAAAACAACTTATTACGAGAATTACGAGAACAGTTCAGAAAAGTTCTGCCGGGAGAAACGGAAACAACAAGAGGAATTTGGTTAACTCGGTTAATGCAGGTACAACCGCTCATCGCTCAACAATTGAAAAATCATATTAATGAATTTATTGAGGAATTAATGACCCCTAGCAATCCCAAATTTTCGACTAAAAGTGTTCGTGATTGGTTAGAGGCGATGCAAACAGAATTAAACACCTATCAACGTCAGTTAGAGGAAGAAATTAGTCAAGGGGAAGGAATGAAAAAAAATGAAGACTTAGAGAAAAAATTGCGAGATTTAGAACAGAACATGGATGAGATAGAGCAAAGAATTGAACTCCCCATACTGAATCGTAAAAATGCCGATATTCAGAGATTAGCGAGAAACGTTGTTCAAAGTATTATGCAGTTAATTCAGCATAATTTCAAATTAGCAGTAACTCAAGAAACATTAAAAATCGTCAATGATTTGCAAAAGTATGTTAGAGATTGTTCGACTGAAGTTGCCACCTTTAGCCGGATGATCGAAAATTTAAAAACGAATTATGAGAAAGAACAAAATGATCTGATAAATTCTAATTTTAATGAAATGAGTGGAGAAGCTATTTTTGCTCAAGAAGATATTGAAGAATGTTATCAAACCTTATTACCTGATTTAGAGTTTCGCTCTGCATTGGTGTTAGTGAGTAAAGATATTACAGAGGCATCTGGGGTAGGAGAATCGATCTGCTATTTAATTAATCGTACCACTGGAGAGCAACTGAAAACAGAAATTGATCAAAAAATAGATGGTGAATTTGGTTCTCGGAGTAACCAAATTGTTAAATCTGTGATTAAGCGTTTTATTCAAAAATATTCTGGGTCAATTCGTCCTACCCGTTTAGGACAAATTATTGAGCAGGCAGAACCTTTATTACGTTTAAATGTGAGTGATCCTTATTTTTCTAATCTTTCGGATAAACGAAAAGAATTTATTGGATTTAAAGATACCGATGAGGTAGAAGTAAATCAGTTTAAAATGACTCTGACTCGTGATTTGGGAATCGACCCAACGGCTTTAAAACCGACTCAAGCTGAAGATCAAATTTTAATTGTTCGGGAATATGGTGGGTTTCCTTTACGGTTGATTAATGGTTTAGAAGAAATCAGAAATCATTATATCCGAGAACAAAATAAAGATGGCTCAACTTGTCATTCTGATTATCAGATCCCCTTTACTGATATTATCCCCCCAGATGCTAGACTCATGGAAGAATTGGAAGATGTTTTCTATCCTTGTTTAGCATTTCAGTTAATTGTTAAAAATCCTAAAAATCAAGGCTTAGAGTTTCAATATTACGATAATTTACGAGACTATTATTATACAGCAGAACTGAACCCAATTTGGAATCAAGCGTTAGAAGAACTAGCGAATCACCGAGAAATGACGAAAACGTTAAACGAGTTATTAGAGGAGGAAATTAATCAGATTCGTCAAAATCCTGATCTCTGGAAAAGTCAATATTTACCCAGATTACAGCAATTTGTGGATTATGTGGATAATTTACCTGAATCTAATCCTAATTATCTTTATAAATCAACGGTTGTGGGGACTCCGGGTACAATTAATAATTTAGGACATGAAGGAGTTATTAATCGTTTTCGTCGAAAAATTCAGGAAAGTCTAACTAAGACTGGAAGTTTACCAACATCGGTTAATGACGATTCTGCCGCTTTAGTAAAGCGTGGAGAAAATTCCAGAGATTTTAACCAAAGTGATGACAGTTTAGAGGCAAAATTAAGGCAGCTAAAACAAAAATTAGATCAGGGGTTCATTACTCAAAAAGGATATGAATTTGAGAAAGAAGAAATTCTACGGAAATATGGTTGTTAA
- a CDS encoding VWA domain-containing protein: MESVTRLHGGRDVVLAIDLTESVGLNDEGHLRLRQIVEDSLKSGDTVYVVPFATKTNPSTPEINPLTLETAIQFKGKADVEKILQLITFQPDLRLQNTDIQKAELTIYQGLADLNQCRLTQNQPIKPQSIVWITDAPLFTKSPATSEEWTETPADSPFRIATSPETQQRQEWLNQLPLNQRSLPIKTQEQRQYNLTIVDIPPNVQEFCTPTPGQKETCLVSPYLWKQLWLPGLILGILILASVGMGIKIYRLNKKWKLMVNFDDDDQVADQTCSLGNHQRIAIGEYESGCQDTIDLPGAEVRAYLVRKGEKLYLEPTNNSRIEYQDKIVDQKIQITRSRINFNCPNPKPPKNYRLTIKIQK, translated from the coding sequence TTGGAATCAGTCACTCGTCTACATGGCGGACGGGATGTGGTACTGGCGATTGACCTAACGGAAAGCGTCGGTTTGAATGATGAAGGTCATTTGCGTTTACGTCAAATTGTTGAAGATAGCTTAAAATCAGGAGACACCGTTTATGTTGTGCCTTTTGCTACAAAAACTAACCCTTCAACACCTGAGATCAACCCTTTAACTTTAGAAACTGCAATTCAGTTTAAAGGGAAAGCCGATGTAGAAAAGATTTTACAATTAATTACCTTTCAGCCTGACCTGAGATTACAAAATACCGATATTCAAAAAGCTGAGTTAACGATTTATCAGGGTTTAGCAGATCTCAATCAATGTCGTTTAACCCAGAATCAACCGATTAAACCGCAATCGATTGTTTGGATTACCGATGCACCGTTATTTACAAAATCCCCTGCTACCTCTGAAGAATGGACGGAAACCCCAGCAGACAGTCCTTTCCGAATAGCAACTTCTCCAGAAACACAACAGCGCCAAGAGTGGTTAAATCAATTACCTTTAAATCAGCGATCGCTTCCGATTAAAACTCAAGAACAGCGACAATATAACCTAACAATTGTTGATATTCCTCCGAATGTTCAAGAGTTCTGTACTCCTACCCCCGGACAGAAAGAAACTTGTTTAGTTTCTCCTTATTTATGGAAACAGTTATGGCTACCCGGATTAATTTTAGGAATTTTAATTCTTGCTAGTGTCGGGATGGGAATTAAAATTTATCGTTTGAATAAAAAATGGAAACTGATGGTTAATTTTGATGATGATGATCAGGTAGCAGATCAAACCTGCTCTCTCGGTAATCATCAAAGAATTGCCATTGGTGAATATGAATCTGGTTGTCAGGATACCATTGATTTACCTGGAGCAGAAGTTCGGGCTTATTTAGTCAGAAAAGGAGAAAAACTTTATTTAGAACCGACGAACAATAGCCGGATTGAATATCAAGACAAAATTGTCGATCAAAAAATCCAAATAACCAGAAGTAGGATAAATTTTAATTGCCCTAATCCTAAACCTCCCAAAAACTACAGATTAACCATTAAAATTCAAAAATAA
- a CDS encoding SLATT domain-containing protein, with protein MSASSNPDNLINNPVSSSVPLEENSGKPLSYVAQEDIIYRAFDRKTVCRVLSQAHIYVSIRWTRTHLYIGIPSTVLAAVAGVQAISSLGGNYQLVAVIIPVLVAILAPLLTFLDPNGKANTHLVASRVYEQMADQYDSFLLKCRLEPRPIEEELNDLVQINSVYSESKKSLPACPEWAYQKALRTENDIQKLIPDEIKKAGGYDKYIADAPS; from the coding sequence ATGAGTGCATCCAGTAACCCTGATAATCTGATTAATAACCCCGTGAGTTCCTCTGTTCCTTTAGAAGAAAATTCAGGTAAACCACTTTCTTATGTTGCCCAGGAAGATATCATTTATCGTGCTTTTGATCGCAAAACCGTCTGTCGGGTTTTAAGCCAAGCTCATATTTATGTTTCCATTCGCTGGACAAGAACTCATCTTTATATTGGCATTCCCAGCACCGTTTTAGCGGCTGTTGCTGGTGTGCAAGCCATCTCCAGTTTAGGCGGAAATTATCAATTAGTGGCGGTGATTATTCCCGTTTTAGTCGCTATTCTTGCACCGTTATTAACCTTTTTAGATCCCAATGGTAAAGCGAATACCCATTTAGTCGCCTCCAGGGTTTATGAACAAATGGCCGATCAATATGATTCATTTTTACTCAAATGTCGTTTAGAACCCCGACCCATCGAGGAAGAACTGAATGATTTAGTTCAGATAAATTCTGTGTATAGTGAAAGTAAAAAATCCCTTCCGGCTTGTCCTGAATGGGCGTATCAAAAAGCCCTCCGCACCGAAAATGACATCCAAAAACTGATTCCTGATGAGATCAAGAAAGCTGGAGGGTATGACAAATATATTGCCGATGCGCCCTCTTGA
- a CDS encoding sensor histidine kinase: MLTASSEFVQLCRTQLSLTASLGASLSVVYLAEAWVDEEHQKLIPIATYPETSLEDLDIPGLMRFPTLLTSTLPRLLTTEEITKTWILLPAVDINDFIEAEAQGEQPLEEEESWQQRSQTVLPLIQEEVVLGFLVTGRNDRSWNPEEYGQLQGIAHTLALGCILDQRSQWFQQQLSRQQHLQAQQADALHNIFHQLKSPLTAVRTFGKLLLKRLLPDDKNYPIANSILRESDRIQELLQQADQTLDYTEPDLSLPLTVDSVLVSTPPGEEATFPPSVLTLLPAWDELEPLELSEVLQPLILSTQAIAEERQLQCLVDLPPQLPVILGNRKALREVLSNLLDNALKYTPSGGKVCLRVRFTTKRKSQPLQVGIGISDTGPGIPPEDLTHLFERHYRGVQESSEIPGTGLGLAIAKTLVEQMQGKIEVFSPVNSVWVSKEMLSRGNIPRGTTFIVWLKGVTPDQELNRS; encoded by the coding sequence ATGCTTACAGCTAGTTCTGAATTTGTCCAACTCTGTCGCACGCAATTGTCATTGACGGCGAGTTTAGGTGCGTCCTTGAGTGTGGTGTATTTGGCTGAGGCTTGGGTGGATGAGGAACATCAGAAATTAATTCCGATCGCCACTTATCCTGAAACCTCCCTGGAAGATTTGGATATTCCGGGTTTGATGCGCTTTCCGACCCTGTTAACTTCAACTCTACCTCGTTTGTTAACAACAGAAGAAATTACCAAAACCTGGATTTTGTTACCTGCGGTGGATATCAATGATTTTATAGAAGCCGAAGCACAGGGAGAGCAACCCCTAGAAGAAGAGGAAAGTTGGCAACAACGCAGTCAAACGGTGTTACCTTTAATTCAAGAAGAGGTGGTCTTAGGCTTTTTAGTAACGGGACGCAATGATCGTTCCTGGAACCCAGAGGAATATGGCCAATTGCAAGGAATTGCCCATACCTTAGCCCTGGGTTGTATTTTAGATCAACGCTCCCAATGGTTCCAACAACAATTAAGCCGACAACAACACCTACAGGCGCAACAAGCCGATGCCCTTCATAATATCTTTCATCAACTCAAAAGTCCCCTCACGGCGGTGCGTACCTTTGGAAAATTATTATTAAAGCGGTTGTTACCGGACGATAAAAATTATCCGATTGCCAATAGTATTCTACGAGAGAGCGATCGCATTCAAGAGTTGTTACAACAAGCTGATCAAACTTTAGACTACACAGAACCTGATTTGAGCTTACCCCTAACCGTTGATTCTGTCTTGGTTTCCACTCCTCCTGGGGAAGAAGCGACTTTTCCGCCCTCGGTGTTAACCTTGTTACCCGCCTGGGATGAACTCGAACCCCTAGAATTGTCCGAGGTCTTGCAACCGTTAATTTTATCAACCCAAGCTATCGCTGAAGAACGACAACTTCAATGTCTTGTTGACCTTCCCCCCCAATTACCCGTTATCCTAGGGAATCGTAAAGCTTTACGAGAAGTCTTGAGTAATCTGCTCGATAATGCCTTAAAATATACGCCATCCGGGGGAAAAGTTTGTCTTCGAGTTCGATTCACTACAAAACGGAAATCCCAACCCCTGCAAGTGGGAATTGGCATTAGTGATACTGGCCCTGGTATTCCCCCAGAAGATTTAACCCATTTATTTGAACGTCACTATCGGGGTGTCCAAGAAAGTTCAGAAATTCCGGGGACAGGGTTAGGGTTAGCGATCGCAAAAACCTTAGTCGAACAAATGCAGGGAAAGATTGAAGTGTTCTCTCCTGTTAATTCGGTTTGGGTCTCCAAGGAGATGCTTTCTCGGGGGAATATTCCTAGAGGAACTACATTTATCGTTTGGTTAAAGGGTGTTACTCCTGATCAAGAATTGAACAGAAGTTGA
- a CDS encoding DUF3155 domain-containing protein yields the protein MARRRKRKSRRRQEGRRILECVPQYSISSGEDKPVTAARKFIHAEGIIPPAVLLVKRNEHTTDRYFWAEKGLFGAQYVEENHFLFPSLKQLVEKATPLSSASAIKSV from the coding sequence TTGGCTAGAAGACGTAAGCGTAAAAGCCGTCGTAGACAAGAAGGACGAAGAATTTTAGAATGTGTGCCTCAATATAGCATTTCCAGTGGCGAAGATAAACCCGTAACAGCGGCTCGCAAGTTTATCCATGCCGAGGGAATTATTCCCCCTGCTGTGCTTCTTGTCAAACGCAATGAGCATACAACAGATCGGTATTTCTGGGCTGAAAAGGGTCTGTTTGGCGCTCAGTATGTTGAAGAAAATCATTTTTTATTCCCCAGTTTAAAGCAGCTTGTGGAAAAAGCAACACCCCTATCTTCTGCTTCCGCCATCAAAAGCGTTTGA